A segment of the Deltaproteobacteria bacterium genome:
GTTCCAGGTTCCCGCCGTCGATAATGGCAATGCGGTCAGCCAGCTCTTCCGCCTCCATGAGGTTATGGGTCACGTGAATCGTCGTAATCCCCAGTTCCTCATGAAAACGCCGCAGTTCGAGACGCAGATACTTGGCGGTACTCACGTCGAGGCTGCTCAAAGGTTCGTCCAGCAGCAAAATTCTCGGAGATGTCGCCAGGGCCCGGGCAAGTGAAACCCGCTGTTTTTCTCCGCCGCTCAGGTTCCCGACTTGCCGGTCCAGCAGCTGGGCAATACCGAGCATATGGGCCAGACGGCGGACGATTCGCTCCGATTCGGATGAAGGTTGTCCGCTTTTTTTCAATCCGAAGCGGATATTTTCACGGACATTCAGAAAAGGAAAGAGGGCGTAGTCCTGGGGCACGTAGGCAATCCGTCGTTGCTCCGGCGGCATCTGCGTTGCGTTTTCGCCGTTGATGAAAATTTCTCCCCGGCGGATTCGGCAAAGGCCCGCGATGGCCTCGAGAATCACCGTTTTGCCCGCCCCGGTGGGACCGAGGATGACGAAGTACTCCCCAT
Coding sequences within it:
- a CDS encoding ABC transporter ATP-binding protein, which translates into the protein MIEIRDMVVRLGKFTLRNFNLRIRDGEYFVILGPTGAGKTVILEAIAGLCRIRRGEIFINGENATQMPPEQRRIAYVPQDYALFPFLNVRENIRFGLKKSGQPSSESERIVRRLAHMLGIAQLLDRQVGNLSGGEKQRVSLARALATSPRILLLDEPLSSLDVSTAKYLRLELRRFHEELGITTIHVTHNLMEAEELADRIAIIDGGNLEQVGAREEIFLAPCNETVSNFIGAPNILTCERCNDLGHGLIEAVCGRMPIILPNEGREVRKIALFPRDIYVSAINPPGPSLNRFQGVVMDIRPFSSLARLKVKVGDNILLAEMPRAALEEMAITVGQDVHLIMKIRGIRIV